Part of the Leptolyngbya sp. BL0902 genome, GATGCCCCCGCCGTTGATAACTCTGGCGTTGATGACTCTGGCGTTGATAACTCTGGCGTTGATGACTCTGGGGGCATCTCCCCGGTCGGGCCTGGGGGCATCGGCAGGTCGGGCTGCACAGCCTCCTCTGGGGCAGCGATGGAGGTCTCTCCGGTCTGGCCAGACGGGGGCTTTGGCTTGCCTTTGCCCCGCCGCCCCTGGGCCGTTGCCGGGGAGGGGGAATTGGGGTCGGGCTGATGGGAGGAGACAATGGCCATGGGAAACCCACTTGCAGAAGGCTCCTCTATCATACGGCGGGCCGCAAAGCGGGTGTCTCGGCTCGGTCTAATCGGGGCTCACGGGGCTTGAACTTGTCCTAAGAATGTTGCTAAAACCGATGGAAACCAAGAACGGTGCCCCCGTTGAGGGCATAGTGGAGGGGAAGCCTTGGGGGAGAAGGGCATTGGTACTAAGGCCATGCTTCCCAGGGCCGTGGGTAATGCCCCCGTTGGCGAAGGAGAGTCCTATGGTATCAACCACGCTGCGAGAACTAATCCAACGGTACTACCAGGCCGGATCCCGGGATTTGCACGGGCTAGACCTCCAGGGCCTAGACTGGAAAGGTGCCCACCTGGCCGATGTAGATTTGCGACGGGCCAACCTCAGTAAGGCCAACCTGTTTCAGGCGGATCTCACCCACATCAACGGCTACCAACTGCTGCTGGCCCATGGCGACTTGCGGGAAGCCTCCCTGGCCGAGGCAGTGCTCATTGAGGCGGATCTACGGCGTATCCACGGGCACCGGGCCACCCTGGTCAATGCCGACCTTCGCAAGGCCATCTTGGCCCACAGCGAACTCAGCCACGCCAACCTAGAGGGGGCTAACCTCAGCCATGCCGACCTCAGCCACGTAAATTTCTACTGGGCCAACCTGCGCCACGCCAACCTCACGGGGGCCAACCTCACCGGGGCCGACCTCACCGGGGTGAAATGGCAAGACACCGTTATGCCTGATGGCACCCTGCGTTCTGACTAGGACAAACCGAGCCAGCTCGCGCCCCACCTGCTCCTAACCCTGACCAGGGGAAAGGGCTAATCCTCCGCAATTTGCAGTTCATGGATATTCCAGAATGCGCCGCCGATGGCCGTGTACTGCACCCCCTCCACGGTATTACGCACCGCCGCCAGGGAGAGATTGTTGATCAGGTAGATAAAGGGCAGGTATTCCTGGGTCAGTTGCTGGGTTTCCTTGTACAGCTCAAAGCGTCGCTCCTCATCAATTTCCTGGGCAGCCTGGATGTAGAGATCGGCGATGCGGCGTTCCCAGTCGGCAGCTTGCCAGCCCTCTAGGGGCGTTTGGCTGGGGCCAGCCTGTTGGTTAAAGGCGTGCAATGCGCCATCCAGCAGCCACACATTGGCACCGCCGTTGGGTTCTAGCCCCCCGGTTAGGCTCAGAATGCAGGCTTCCCACTCCAGGCTATCCGTGAGGCGATCGACCAGCACGTTGAAGGCAAGGGGCTGAAAGTCTACCTGAATGCCCAGTTGCTCCAGATCGCTTTTAATTTGCGCCCCGATGGCTTCGCGGATGCGGTTGCCAGAGTTGGTAATCAGGGTAAACCGCACCCGGTTGCCGTCGGGGTCTACTAATTGACCCGAACCATTGATCGAAAAGCCCGCCGAAATTAGCAGTTCCTTGGCTTTTTCGGGATTATAGTCGTAGGTGCGAAGGCCCATTTCCGGCGGCGCAAAGAAGGGGCTGGGCACGGAGATCGGGGAGGTTTGGACAGCCCCTAACCCTTGGAAAATGTTGTTGATCAGGGTGTCTCGGTCGATGCCGTAGGAAATAGCCTGCCGGAAAGTGACATCGTTAAACCAGCGGGAGCGAATGGGATCCACTAGGGGTCTACCGTTGCGGCTGGCCTGATTGAGGTTAAAAAAGAAAAAGTTGGTGCCCAGGTCGGGGCCACCGTTGTAAATGGTGAAGTTGCCGCGCTCCTCCTCCTGCTTCAGCAAGGAAAAGAAACCGGGCTGCACCCCAACGGAATCTAGGCCCCCGGATCGAAATTGCAGGAACGCCGTATCCGTCGATCCAACAATTTGCCAAACCACTTGATCGATGAAGGGCTGGGGGTTGCCCGTCTCATCCTTGCGCCAGTAGTGGGGATTACGCTCAAAAATCACGCGCTCCCCAGGGATGTATTGGCCGAGGCGATAGGGGCCATTGGTAATAATTTGAGCCGGGGGCGTATCGGTGCCCCAGGTGGATAGGAATAGGGGGGTGCCGTCGGAGCCTCGGGTTTCTACCGCTGGGCGCAGAATGTGGGCCGGGATGATTTCTGTGGCGGTGTTGCGCAGAATGGGGGCAAAGGGTTCGGGCAGGGAAAACTGCACCCGCCGCTCGTCCACCGCCGTGACGGTGGGCAGCAAGCCCTGGGTGCCGATGCGGAAGCTATCGCGGCCATTGGTGGGGATGTCGGGGTTAAACAGCACGTCGTAGGTAAAGACCACGTCCTCCACGGTCAGCGGTTCCCCATCCGACCACTGCAATCCCTCCCGCAGGGTAAACACAATGGTTTTGCCGTCCTCAGAAATGTCCCAGGTCTCTGCCAGGGCCGGAATCACGTCTCCGGTCAAACCGTCGGTGCCCGTCAACCCCTCAAAAGTCCAGGGAAAAATGTTGGGCGATTCCTGGCTCAAAATCGGGTTAAAAGTTTTGGGATCGCTGAGGGTGCTCAACACCAGACGCGGCACATTGGCCTCGGCCTTGGCAAACTGCTCTAGGCTGCACCCTCCCAGGGGCAGCATAAACACAAGGACGAGCAGCGCCGCTACCATCCCGCGCCACCGCCGCCAAGGCCGCGAGATCTGCCCCTTCAGACTGTGCCAGCCCCGCATGGACAGTTGTGCCATGGAATTCCCCTCTGCCAGTTACCTCAATCACTCACTATAGCGACTGAGGGCGCGATAATCCGTTCCCCCCAGGCCTGGGCAAACCGTGAACAAAGGTATCGCCAGGATTACTAAGGATGAACAAAGATTCTTTTTTGTGACAGCTTTTCATTTTGTGATTGTTTATACAGTTTTTCAGATTATTTTGATTAGTGAGGGGTCGTTCCATCCCCTGCCTGCGCTACTCCACCCTAGCTTTCTCCAGAGGTTCCGCCATGTCTGCCCAAGAACAAGCCCGTGCGCTGATGATGCGTCACCACCACATGATTAAGAATCGCCAGCAATCGATGCTGTGCCGCACCAACGAGGAAGTAGGAATGCCCGGTGATGCCCACCACTGGAGCAATATCCAAGGCAAGCCCTCCGCCAATGCCGCCCGCAGCTACGACCGCAGCGGATCGGCCATGAGCTAGGGGCCGTAGCGCCTAGGGGCAAACCCGCAGTTTTTGAGTGGCCTCATGGCATCCATCCCGCACCCTAACCCTCGTCCTAGGTGTTTACAGACACTCCAGGGACGGGGGTTGCTTGTAGGCTTGGGGGGGAGACGTTAGGCTGTCGTCCCCGCAGCCAGTAGGTTTCCATCTCGCCGCGCCCTTTGATGGGGATGGTGCCCCGCGATTCTAGGTGGTAGCGGTCTTTGAGGCACTCGTAGGTAGCGGCGGTCACTTGAATTAGCCCCGGTTCCCCAGAGGATTCCATGCGGCTGGCCACGTTGACGGCATCACCCCAGAGGTCATAGATAAACTTTTTGGTGCCAATCACCCCAGCCACCACCACCCCGGTATTGATGCCAATCCGAATGCTAATGGGGTCGTCTTCTCCGAGGTCAAAGGCGGCGACCACCTGCTGCATGGCCAGGGCCATTTCGGCCATGGCTTCGGCGTGGTCGGGGCGGGGGGTGGGCAGACCAGCGGCCACCATGTAGGCATCGCCAATGGTTTTGATTTTCTCTAGGCCAAACTGCTCGGCAAGGGCGTCGAAACTGGAGAAAATATCGTTGAGCATTTCCACCAGCCGAATTGGGGAGAATCGGCTGGAAAGCTGGGTAAAGCCCACAATGTCGGCAAACAGAATGGAGACCTCATCAAAATGCTGGGGCACCGAAGCCTGGGTCTTCATCAGTTCGTCGGCGATGGGTTCGGGCAGAATGTTCAGCAGTAGGGTTTCGGCCCGCTGCTGTTCCTCTTGCAGTTTTTCAGCGCTAACCTGTAGCTCGCCCAGCATGTCGTTGACCCGCTGGCTAAGCTGGCTGAGTTCGTCCTGGCCCTGCACCGCCACCCGCTGCGTTAGGTCATTCGAGCGGCCAATCTGCTGCACCTCCTGGCTGAGGTAGACGACCCGCCGCAAAATCACCCGATCCAGCAGCAGCAAAATCGCCCCGGTGGAGATGATGCAAGCCCCCAGCAGCGCCAAACCCAGGGATCGCTGACTGAGTTGCCCCTGGCGGTAAATGTCGCGGGGCAGGGTAACGTCCAAGAGCGCTTGGGGTTGGCCATAGATGTCGGGCCACAGGGCATAGCCTTTGATCAGGTGCCGATCTTGGACGTATAGCCGGGTGGGCGATGGAACCCGCCCCAGGGTGGGGATCTGGACTCGGTTGGCGGCTCGGCGGGTAGCGATTTCAGCCATCATTGGCTCTAGCAAATCCTGGAGGTCGGCATTCAGGAAGCGGCTGTCCCCTTGATTGTCGAGGGAGTCAACCTTTGGATGCACGGTCAGGCTAACCTGGGTGCGGCGGGAGAGATCCGCCACCACGGCCTGGTTCAGATAGCGCCCCATCAGCATGGCTCCCCTCGGTGGGCCAGTGGCGTCACTTCGCAAAATCGGCTCTACCACCGTCAGCATGAGGTGATCATCCGCGCGCATCAACCCCTGGTGGTGGTAGGCCACATGGGGAAACCTGAGCAGCGGGCTATCGGCCTCCAGTTGAGCCAGAATGCCGGGGGGAACGGGGGCAAACTCGCCCTTTTCTAGGTCGTAGGCGTTGCTGTAGATCACCTCGCCCTCGGTGTTCACCAGCACCAGAACATTCATTCTCAGGCTTTCAAAGGCGTATTTCTGAAAGTTGGAGGTCACGTAGGCCGCGTTGCCGTCGCGCATAAATTGGTAGGTGTCATCCCAGGCGGCCCAGTCTTCAGTGAGGCTGTGCAAATGGTTCAGATCACTAATGACCGCCTCCTCGACCCTCTGCACATTGCGCTGGGCGTCCTCCTGCTCTAGGCGATGGTAACTGCGCTGCAAAATTACCGACAAACTGGCATAGACCAACACCAGAAACCCCAGCAGGGGCACCGTCGTCAATAGGAGGGTCTTTTGGCGTAGGTTCATGGTGGGGCGTTCATCGGGCGTTGTGGCAAGGTGAGAGAAGCGGCCTAGGATGGACGGACAACACGGCCCCCCTTGTAGCCTACTTCCTGACTACCGTGGGTGACGAGGAAAATTCAGACAACCCACATAAAATGTAGGGCTTTCATTACCTTTGGCCCGTAGGACGCAGAATACACAGGCAGGGTTGCCCCGCCCCCCGTTGCCTGGTCGAGCCTTGAAATATTTGTTTACATTAAGACAGGGGTTGCTGACCCCAATGTCGTGATCACCTCATCGGGGAGTCTTCCGCCGTGACGATTTTTTCCACCTTTAGCCCAGCGGTGCGGGCCAATTTAGCCGTTCTCTTTGCCGCAGGGCTGTGCTTTTGGTCGGGATTGGCGGGGCTGTTGCCCACCCTGCCCTTGTTCATCGAAACCCTCGGCGGCAGCGGTCAGCAAATCGGCATTGTGATGGCCTCCTTTGCCATTGGCCTCTTGGTGGCCCGCCCCACCCTGTCCCGTTTGGCGGATACCCGTGGCCGCAAACTGGTGATGATCATTGGCCTGATCGCCGTGGCCATGGCCCCCTTTGGCTATCTGCTGGTGCAAATGCTGCCCCACCTCCAGGTTCCGGTGTCCCTGGCAGGGCGAGATTTTGTGGTGGATGGATCGATCCTCGCCCTGATTGCCATTCGTGCCTTCCATGGCCTCAGCATTGCCGCTTTTGTGGTGGCCTACAGCGCCCTAGTGGTAGATCTCGCGCCCCCCGCCAATCGCGGCGAACTGATTGGTTATATGACCCTGGTGAACCCCATTGGCCTTGCCCTGGGGCCAGCCCTCGGCGGCTTTTTGTACGAAGCATCGGGCTTTCGGGTAGCGTTTTTGATGATGGGCGTTCTGGGATTTCTGGGCCTCATCCTGGTGCTGCGCCTAGAGGAACCCCAACGTCCCCATGTAGACCGCACCAACACCGACGCCACCACCTTTTGGAGCCAGCTCTGGTCGGGCCGCGTGCGGACTCCCGCGATGATTTTGCTCTTGGTAGGTCTCGCCTTTGGCACCCTCAGCACCTTTGTTCCCCTCTACGTGCGCGAGGCCGGATTGGCCCTGAACGTGGGCCTGATCTACACCGCCTCTGCCGTGGCCAGTTTCACTTCCCGCATCGTCGTGGGTCGCGCCTCCGATCGTCACGGACGGGGACGATTCATTACCGCCAGCCTGCTGATCTACAGCTTCGCCATGGGAATGTTCTGGCTGGCCGATAGCGCCCCTCTCTTCCTGTTGGCGGGCGTCATCCAAGGCTTTGGGGCTGGAACCCTGATTCCCATGATTGCCGCCCTGATGGGCGACCGCTCCAGCCCTGCCGACCGAGGCCGCACCTTTGGCCTCGCCATGGTCGGCTTTGATGTGGGCATCGCCCTGGCTGGCCCCATCTTTGGCACCATTGCCGATGCCCTCAGCTATCGCGGCATCTTTGGCCTCGCCGGAGTGATGACCTTCGCCGGGCTGTTGATTTTTATCACCGCCTCCAGCAAAGACCTACCCCACTCGCTGCGCTTTGCCCTCGGTCAAGGGCGCGACATCTATGCCGTAGACGGCTGGCAAGGCCAAACCAACCCAGACTAACGCCTACCCACGGTACAATGAGAGCCTGATTGATTATCTCAGTGCTCAACGATTGCTCTCCCCGTTGGTCTGTCTGGGCGATGGTCACGCTGGGGTGTGGAATTTGTTTAGTCAACTCACCACCGTTGAGACCCGTTTAGAGATTCTGGATTGGTATCACCTCAAAGAAAACCTCTATAAAGTCGGTGGGTCGCTCAAGCGCTTAGCAGCGGCGGCAACGCTGCTATGGCAGGGTCAGGTGGAGGCGGCATGGCGCTCTTCGCCAACCATCGGCGCAAGCAAGCCCGCAATTTTGAAGCCTATCTGAGTACCCATCAGGCTCGTATCATCAACTCTGGGGTCTACCAGAGCGAGCAGCTCTGTTCTATTGGCTCAGGGGCGGTCGAGTCAGCGGTCAAACAGATTGGGCGACGCCTCCAAATCTCCGGTGCCCACTGGAATACGGCCTCTGTCAATGCGATGTTGAATCTGCGCTGTGCCTACCTCAATGGGCAACTCGCCAGTTGACTGTTTCATCGAAAGTGGGATGCTCCCTTTTGGGTCTGCTAAAAATGAAATATCGCTGATTTGATTGTCACTTAAATCCAGCGACGTGAGCCCCTTCAGGTCTGCTAAAAATGAAAAGCTCGGCAGGTTGACCTGAGATAGAAACCAATGCCTGATGTGGCTGAACTGCCAGAAAGGAAAGTCCACCAATAGCTCACTGGTTACAGGTCTCAAAAAGAGCCCACTAACGGTACCCTTCCTCGTGATAGAACAGGAGCCTTTTTCAATGCGGTCTGGACTCTTCCAATCCCGTACTGCCATTGCTTGACTGTGCCGTTCAAACCGGGCTTCAGGGATTTCTTCTAGGGGGCGGCCCAGAAGGTCTTCCAGTTGGCGAATGAGGGCTAGGTCAGACATGGGGGTTTAGGCGTGACAGTTCAGGGGAGGGATGGCAAGGCAAGGCTTTGTTAGGTCTTGATCGACAAACTTAATCTACAAACTTAGGCTAGACAGATCACTCATCCCCAGATTGCGCCTCAATCAACAAAAAACCACGGGTTTGGCCCGATACCGAATCTACGGTGTTGATCGCCTGCCACAGCAAATCAGCCTCCACCCACACGGGGGGATACTTGTAGCGCGACACATCCAAAATCAACAACTGGTCGGTATCGGCATCGTAGGCGGCGATGGGGGAAATGTGGCCACCCCGCTCTTGGCCGATGGTGCGGCGCAGGTAGTTGATCAGCACATAGTTGCCGGGGGTGTCGAGGTTGGCACGAATCAGGTCGCGAAATTCCCCTAGGCTGACCTCGCTGCCGTGGTGAATGTCCACCTGAACGGGGTAGGTGGCCAAAATTCCGGCTAGTTCCGCCAGGGTTAGCCCCTGCCGCGCAATGGTGGCCTGGGGAATAATCGCCTCGGTTTGGTCGTTAAACAGATTCTCCTGGGTGAAGTAGCCGCGTTCCCATTCCGGCGCGAGGGGGGCGGGCACATTCAAGGCATTCAGCACCATCACCATACTGGCCACACCGCAAAAGGCTTGGTTAATTTGGGTGACAAACTGGCTGGTCAGGGGCACGTAATCGGCCAGGGCTTCGCTGTCCCGCAACCGCGCCTGTCCCTCAGCAGAATTGAGGTCGGTGAGATGATCCGGCAAGGGCAGGGTTTGGGCCAGCAGCGGAGGAGCCGCGACCAACAGCCCAGCCAAAGGGGCCAGCCAGAGGGCGCAGAATCGTCGTTGTCCGAGCGTCATTAAGGTTTCCTCACATCATGCGAATAACAGCATCAAAAGTTCGATCATCCGCCACAAAGCTATCCAAGGCCATGTCTTCGGTATAACGTAATACTTTTTCTCCTGCGGTCAGAATATCGGTCAGATAAAGTCGAAGATCACGGGACATGGACGGCCTCTTTTTCTACTATCTCTTGTAGCTGAGGCTTAAGTGATTTCCAGCTTACAAGATCCACCTTTTTGCCCAGGTTGTCTTCTAGGTAAAACTTGATATCCATATAGCGATCAAAGGTGATCGGTGGTTCCAACTCAACCAGAATATCAATATCGCTTGTGGGGGTAGTTTCATCCCGTGCCACTGAACCAAATAGAGCAAGGGATCGCACTCCCAAATCCTTTAATGCCGTTTGATGTTGCTTTAAGAATTCCAGAACTGTCTCACGCTGCATCTTGTTTGGCCGACTCCATATTTGATGAACTCTAGAGGTAGGACAATTTCAATCAGTTTTTGCCCTAGGTCACAATCTCTTCACCTAGGGCGACAGTGAAAAACCCCGCTGTACCAAGTCAGCTTGGACGGATGACAGCACTTCCTGGGCCAGTGCCAAGGCAGCTTGGGCATCCTCTTGGGTTGGATCTTCTAGGCTGCTAGGATAGCGGCTCTCAACAGCCCATTCTGTCAACCTTGGCAGGTTAGCAAGTTGGCTACAGGCCCAGTCTTTGGGAAAAAGTGAGGCGAGAAGTTCCAAGTCGTGACGAAACGGAAACTCTATCTGGAGAAAAATTAGGGCTGCTTTTAAGCTTTTCTCAGCAGCTTGTTGCGCCAAAAAGCAAATTTGTGGAGCAAACGTATCCCCTTCACGCGCCAGGGTTTGCGCGGCGGTGAAGTCCCGTTGAGCATAGGCCATCCAGCGGCGAGTCTCAACGATAATTTTATTCATCTCGCTCATAAATCACCTTGCCTTCTCGGAGAGCAGGTCTGAGAATTGGGCCGACTAAATCTCCATACTCCTTAATTTCTGCCGGGGTTGTCACCACAATATCCTTAGCAACGGGTAAATCTGCCAAGATGCTGCGGATAGCGATGGTCGTTTCCCGCTTGTGTGTTAGCTCAGCAAACACCACCAGCAGATCAATATCGCTATCTGCCGTAGCGTCTCCCCTGGCATGGGAGCCAAACAGGATAATTTTGAGGGGATCAAACTGCTCAACGATGCGATCCGTCATCACCTGGAGCCAGGGAACCGGGGTGGGTGGCAAGGGCAAGGGCATAGGCCAGCGGGGGTTGGCAATAGTGGCATGATAGCCCCTGAGCAGGGCATCGGCGTATAGCATGGCGGCTAGCGCGTAGGCGACAAAGGCTTACCGTTCTTGCTTTCGATAGCGTCTAGGGATCCAAAATCTCTAGTACCGCCTTGGGTTGCAGCTTGTTTTTGAACCACACGATGGGCACAGGCACCTGGTTCACGTCCACCCCGGCTTTTTCGAGGTTCAGCCGTTCGGAGATGGCGAGGATCAGGTTGGTGCGGTCGGATTTGCGGACTTGGGCAATTTCTTTGAGGGTGTTCAACTAGGCTTATTGAGACTTAAACCATTCATAGCAAACTAACTGAATGTCATTATGGACAATGGATTCATAAGGCTGTTCTTCTTCATGCGCAGTCAAAAGGTCGCGCCCGATTTCCTGCTCCACAAAAAACTCATCTAAAGAATCTACTAGAGCAAGCCTGTTACCATGCTCTTTAAAGCTATTCCATATTACTCGAATCTCCTTATCGTAAGCTCTCAGCTCTTCATTCATCAGAATACTTGTGACCTTATCCAAGGAATCCATCGGTATATCATTGAGACTTTTTATCCAGTCTTGATCGGTTAAAGCTGTGTAAATGGTGTTGATAAGCTTATTCATTTTTCTAGGAATTCTGGATCTTGTCTGAACTTGCTTAAGTTCCTCTAGAACATTGTTGATTGCGTCCTCCAGAATAGGAAAAATCAAATAATCGAAAATTACTGGCATTAAATTATTAGGGTAGTCATTATATGTACATTCGATCATCTTAAAGATCTTCCGCTTTTCTTTGATAGCAGAAGTATTATCTGTAGATATCTTGCCATTGATTCGATGATAAAAATGCCAAAAATGACGATCTTTAGCTCGAAATGCGAGGAAAACCCCATCTATTCCGTCTGTTCGAGTGCTGTGAATTCCCATAGGAATATCCTCGATCATTTCTTGCCCTGACTGAGCTAGGAAATCTAAAAGAGGGAATCTCATCTGATCGGCAGAAATAAATTCAACACTTTGCTCTAGATCATTGAGTATAGCTGTTTTTTCGGCTTCGCTATCTGCCTGATTAAGACGTATTAGTTCGTCGATTGATCTGTCTGAGATTTCTTCTCCTAGAACACTACCATCTAAGCCGACTTCACTATCGATAGTGGCAATTCGATCTTGAAGACGCTTCACTAGATTGATCAGATTCTCTAGCCCCTCTTCGGGAAAGCAGTTGTAAATGAAGAGCAGGTCATGGAGAGTACCAATGCGATCAATCCTACCAGCCCTCTGAATCATTCGCACTGGATTCCAGTGCAGATCATAGTTAATGAGTATCCCAGCATCCTGAAGGTTTTGTCCCTCAGACAAGACATCAGTACAAATCAGAATATCTATAGGATTGTCCTGAGCATCTTGATATTGTTCTTCGTCTTCACAGTTGGAACTAGGCGCAAATCGTCTAACCTTTTCCCATCGTTGCTGCCCTGATGTTGCTCCAGTCAGTACGTCTATCCTAGGTTTGCGTTTACCCTGTTCATCTACTATCTCCATAGCTTTAAGCCACTCTTCATCCCGAAGGAGTTCTCTATGTAGATATAGAGCTGTTTCTTTGAAGTAGCTAAATACTAAAATTTTTCTGCCTTTCAAATCTGATCTTGTTAGATTCTTAAAAGCCATTAGCTTCCGATCATAGTCTTTTCCTTGCGCTACAGAATCTTGAATTCTCCGTAGCTTGTCGAGAATATCTTTCAAACTCTTAGAGTCATCAGATATTCTTTCTTTTAGCTGATGAATATCATAGTCTGCAATAGAGATATTTTCTAATGAATTCAAAAGTTCACTAATTTCAATATTGCTTTCTGGATCAGTTTCCGCTGCGATGATCTTGCGGAACATTTTTGAATTTAAAACCTTGCTATCATCTATGCAATCTAAAAATTTAGCTTGAAAATTTCTCTGTGTTTGGATACTAGCTTCAAATGCTGCAATTGAACTTTCTAATCGCTTTAGCCATAGAGACTGCATCAAGGCAACCAAAGCTTTATTTCGTTTTACTTGAATCTTCTCATCTCTGCTCTGCCTACGCTTAAAGGATTCAATATTATATGGAGCTAAGTGTAATTGCTCAATCTGTTTTCCGATTTCAGCATATAGCCCTTCAAAGCTATCTTCAAAGTTATAGGTAAATTTTTCTAGCTTTCGCTGGGGAAATCGAATCTCTTTTCCTGCAATCTTAATCTCTTCTCCTGCCTCTTGCCGCTTAATTACATCCTGCCGAGATCGTCTTACCATTGTTTGGAGTAGTAATTCAGTAATGTCAGCATTGCCCTTGGAAAGTGCATTAAAATAGCCTTTTAGATTATGGATTCCCCAGCTTCGATAGTATGAATCTATATTGCGAGCCATGAGTAATATCTGGTGATATAGATCGTAAATACTGTTATTGATAGGTGTTGCTGTTAACAGCACGATCTTTTTATCTCGCTTCCCTGCGCCCAAAAGTTTTTGAAGGTTTTGATAGCGATTTGTTCCAGAGTTTCTAAAATTATGTGACTCATCTATAACGATGATGTCATGATTCTTATAGGCTCCAACATTAAACGTGGTGCGCCCAAGTTCTTCTTGGGAAACGATATCAGCTTTAAGTCCAAACTCATCTAGTTTTTTGCGCCAAATTAAATTCCGAAGCTGAGCTGGACAAATGACTAAGGCACGGGGCACACGACCTGGTTCCCTATCTTTAACTAAGTAATGTTCAATCAGACGCAATCCAATAAACGTTTTTCCCAAGCCTACAGCATCGGCTATCATCACAGATTGGTGGCGATCTAATAGTCTAACGGCTCGCTCAAAACCCTCTTGCTGAAAACTGGCTAAATCTAGTACTGTCCGACCATCGCCGTTGTTCTGAATATCCTCTCGAAAAAGCTCAAATAATGCTTTAATAAAGACCTGATAAGGTGTGTATTGCTTGCTGCCAAATTTCGAGCTTTCTAAAATATCTAAAAGCTTGGGCTTGTAATCTTGATCGACCTCTGGATCGTTCCAAAATTTCTGAAA contains:
- a CDS encoding nucleotidyltransferase family protein, which produces MQRETVLEFLKQHQTALKDLGVRSLALFGSVARDETTPTSDIDILVELEPPITFDRYMDIKFYLEDNLGKKVDLVSWKSLKPQLQEIVEKEAVHVP
- a CDS encoding nucleotidyltransferase domain-containing protein, whose protein sequence is MLYADALLRGYHATIANPRWPMPLPLPPTPVPWLQVMTDRIVEQFDPLKIILFGSHARGDATADSDIDLLVVFAELTHKRETTIAIRSILADLPVAKDIVVTTPAEIKEYGDLVGPILRPALREGKVIYERDE
- a CDS encoding pentapeptide repeat-containing protein is translated as MVSTTLRELIQRYYQAGSRDLHGLDLQGLDWKGAHLADVDLRRANLSKANLFQADLTHINGYQLLLAHGDLREASLAEAVLIEADLRRIHGHRATLVNADLRKAILAHSELSHANLEGANLSHADLSHVNFYWANLRHANLTGANLTGADLTGVKWQDTVMPDGTLRSD
- a CDS encoding MFS transporter translates to MTIFSTFSPAVRANLAVLFAAGLCFWSGLAGLLPTLPLFIETLGGSGQQIGIVMASFAIGLLVARPTLSRLADTRGRKLVMIIGLIAVAMAPFGYLLVQMLPHLQVPVSLAGRDFVVDGSILALIAIRAFHGLSIAAFVVAYSALVVDLAPPANRGELIGYMTLVNPIGLALGPALGGFLYEASGFRVAFLMMGVLGFLGLILVLRLEEPQRPHVDRTNTDATTFWSQLWSGRVRTPAMILLLVGLAFGTLSTFVPLYVREAGLALNVGLIYTASAVASFTSRIVVGRASDRHGRGRFITASLLIYSFAMGMFWLADSAPLFLLAGVIQGFGAGTLIPMIAALMGDRSSPADRGRTFGLAMVGFDVGIALAGPIFGTIADALSYRGIFGLAGVMTFAGLLIFITASSKDLPHSLRFALGQGRDIYAVDGWQGQTNPD
- a CDS encoding adenylate/guanylate cyclase domain-containing protein produces the protein MNLRQKTLLLTTVPLLGFLVLVYASLSVILQRSYHRLEQEDAQRNVQRVEEAVISDLNHLHSLTEDWAAWDDTYQFMRDGNAAYVTSNFQKYAFESLRMNVLVLVNTEGEVIYSNAYDLEKGEFAPVPPGILAQLEADSPLLRFPHVAYHHQGLMRADDHLMLTVVEPILRSDATGPPRGAMLMGRYLNQAVVADLSRRTQVSLTVHPKVDSLDNQGDSRFLNADLQDLLEPMMAEIATRRAANRVQIPTLGRVPSPTRLYVQDRHLIKGYALWPDIYGQPQALLDVTLPRDIYRQGQLSQRSLGLALLGACIISTGAILLLLDRVILRRVVYLSQEVQQIGRSNDLTQRVAVQGQDELSQLSQRVNDMLGELQVSAEKLQEEQQRAETLLLNILPEPIADELMKTQASVPQHFDEVSILFADIVGFTQLSSRFSPIRLVEMLNDIFSSFDALAEQFGLEKIKTIGDAYMVAAGLPTPRPDHAEAMAEMALAMQQVVAAFDLGEDDPISIRIGINTGVVVAGVIGTKKFIYDLWGDAVNVASRMESSGEPGLIQVTAATYECLKDRYHLESRGTIPIKGRGEMETYWLRGRQPNVSPPSLQATPVPGVSVNT
- a CDS encoding phytochelatin synthase family protein; translation: MTLGQRRFCALWLAPLAGLLVAAPPLLAQTLPLPDHLTDLNSAEGQARLRDSEALADYVPLTSQFVTQINQAFCGVASMVMVLNALNVPAPLAPEWERGYFTQENLFNDQTEAIIPQATIARQGLTLAELAGILATYPVQVDIHHGSEVSLGEFRDLIRANLDTPGNYVLINYLRRTIGQERGGHISPIAAYDADTDQLLILDVSRYKYPPVWVEADLLWQAINTVDSVSGQTRGFLLIEAQSGDE
- a CDS encoding ABC transporter substrate-binding protein; this translates as MAQLSMRGWHSLKGQISRPWRRWRGMVAALLVLVFMLPLGGCSLEQFAKAEANVPRLVLSTLSDPKTFNPILSQESPNIFPWTFEGLTGTDGLTGDVIPALAETWDISEDGKTIVFTLREGLQWSDGEPLTVEDVVFTYDVLFNPDIPTNGRDSFRIGTQGLLPTVTAVDERRVQFSLPEPFAPILRNTATEIIPAHILRPAVETRGSDGTPLFLSTWGTDTPPAQIITNGPYRLGQYIPGERVIFERNPHYWRKDETGNPQPFIDQVVWQIVGSTDTAFLQFRSGGLDSVGVQPGFFSLLKQEEERGNFTIYNGGPDLGTNFFFFNLNQASRNGRPLVDPIRSRWFNDVTFRQAISYGIDRDTLINNIFQGLGAVQTSPISVPSPFFAPPEMGLRTYDYNPEKAKELLISAGFSINGSGQLVDPDGNRVRFTLITNSGNRIREAIGAQIKSDLEQLGIQVDFQPLAFNVLVDRLTDSLEWEACILSLTGGLEPNGGANVWLLDGALHAFNQQAGPSQTPLEGWQAADWERRIADLYIQAAQEIDEERRFELYKETQQLTQEYLPFIYLINNLSLAAVRNTVEGVQYTAIGGAFWNIHELQIAED
- a CDS encoding leucine-rich repeat domain-containing protein yields the protein MSDLALIRQLEDLLGRPLEEIPEARFERHSQAMAVRDWKSPDRIEKGSCSITRKGTVSGLFLRPVTSELLVDFPFWQFSHIRHWFLSQVNLPSFSFLADLKGLTSLDLSDNQISDISFLADPKGSIPLSMKQSTGELPIEVGTAQIQHRIDRGRIPVGTGDLEASPNLFDR
- a CDS encoding HEPN domain-containing protein, with the protein product MNKIIVETRRWMAYAQRDFTAAQTLAREGDTFAPQICFLAQQAAEKSLKAALIFLQIEFPFRHDLELLASLFPKDWACSQLANLPRLTEWAVESRYPSSLEDPTQEDAQAALALAQEVLSSVQADLVQRGFSLSP